A region of Thermovibrio ammonificans HB-1 DNA encodes the following proteins:
- the priA gene encoding replication restart helicase PriA, which produces MFIQVALNLPVEELFTYRVTGRESHKPEVGKRAIVPFGPSNRLQTGIIVSVSTSPPEGNFEIKEVFDIPDPYPLFTETLFRLAEFVSRRYCSSLGEALFRFLPGAFIVEEKVRVSPLKPQKPLTPKEEELHTLISSFSSPVSVSFLRRKFGGSSLNAYLKRLVEKGAARLNTQLKPGGPPKEKWVRYLKEGKCGPKGRELLNLLKKHGELPLKHLTYFGFSRGVIENLRQKGLIQITEKESLLPPPPPSLSPRGTTELTQEQKAVLESLFKYRGIHLLSGVTCSGKMEVYLHAARRAVDSGNSVLILVPELLLTPELQSRIESLFGTNYALYHGGLTPAQRASVWLKALKGEVPLIVGTRIAVALPMKNLGLIVLDEEQDPSYKEQQKPYYHARTVAVKRSELEKVPLLLVSATPSVESYYRAKRGEFLFHFLPSRVTRIPPPKVELVDLKKERKRVGIFSEKLLSALERAVNSGGQALLFINRRGYSHKIICPNCGYTLNCKKCGVPVTYHKEKKCFICHLCGTRYKLIFRCIKCGQRLEFTGYGTERVTQELKLLYPNWKIERFDLDTVKTYKDANRLIKLAVEGKIDVIVGTSIAVKGHNLPNLTFLGILIADQLTGPPDYMGAERAYQAIVQAIGRVGRFKPGYAVVQAFNPDFYPIKYAVTGQFHTFYEEELSYRKLFNYPPYTLGAVIEVEVPETQKSKLKELYAAMKKLPSQEVSKPLPLPNGKTYSIFIKLKSDTLLPKIKQLLSRFKVTYKIDVEPIKIP; this is translated from the coding sequence GTGTTTATTCAGGTTGCCCTCAACCTTCCGGTAGAGGAGCTTTTCACCTACAGAGTCACCGGCAGGGAGTCCCACAAGCCGGAGGTGGGCAAGAGGGCCATAGTGCCCTTCGGCCCCTCAAACCGGCTTCAAACCGGAATAATCGTTTCCGTTTCCACCTCTCCTCCCGAGGGAAACTTCGAAATCAAAGAGGTCTTCGACATCCCCGACCCATACCCCCTATTTACAGAAACCCTGTTCCGGCTGGCCGAGTTCGTCTCCCGCCGCTACTGCTCCTCTTTAGGCGAGGCCCTCTTTCGCTTCCTGCCGGGAGCGTTTATAGTGGAAGAGAAAGTCAGAGTTTCCCCACTAAAGCCGCAAAAGCCCTTAACCCCCAAGGAGGAGGAGCTTCACACCCTCATCTCCTCCTTCTCCTCCCCCGTTTCGGTCTCCTTCCTAAGGAGGAAATTTGGGGGAAGCTCACTCAACGCCTACCTCAAGAGGTTGGTAGAAAAAGGAGCCGCCCGGCTCAACACCCAACTTAAACCGGGCGGGCCCCCAAAAGAAAAGTGGGTCCGCTACCTGAAGGAAGGTAAATGCGGTCCGAAGGGCAGAGAGCTTCTCAACCTCTTAAAAAAACACGGCGAACTCCCGCTGAAACACCTAACCTACTTCGGTTTCTCCCGAGGAGTAATAGAAAACCTCCGGCAAAAAGGCCTCATACAGATAACAGAAAAAGAGTCTCTCCTCCCGCCCCCTCCCCCGAGCCTCTCACCAAGGGGCACAACAGAACTCACGCAAGAGCAGAAAGCCGTTCTGGAGAGCCTCTTCAAGTACAGAGGAATTCACCTGCTCAGCGGAGTCACCTGCTCCGGGAAGATGGAGGTCTACTTACACGCCGCAAGGAGAGCTGTAGACTCGGGCAACTCGGTTCTGATTCTCGTCCCCGAACTCCTACTTACCCCGGAGCTCCAAAGCAGAATAGAGTCCCTCTTCGGCACAAACTACGCACTCTACCACGGGGGCCTCACGCCGGCCCAGAGGGCATCGGTATGGCTAAAGGCCCTTAAAGGAGAAGTGCCGCTGATTGTAGGAACGAGAATCGCCGTAGCCCTTCCCATGAAAAACCTCGGCCTCATAGTCCTCGATGAAGAGCAAGACCCCTCATACAAAGAGCAACAAAAACCCTACTACCACGCAAGAACCGTTGCAGTTAAGCGCTCCGAGCTGGAAAAAGTGCCTCTCCTTCTCGTTTCGGCAACGCCCTCTGTAGAAAGCTACTACCGGGCCAAAAGGGGGGAGTTCCTCTTCCACTTCCTACCGAGCAGAGTAACCCGAATTCCGCCCCCGAAAGTGGAACTTGTAGACCTCAAAAAAGAGAGGAAACGGGTAGGGATATTCAGCGAGAAGCTCCTATCTGCCCTTGAAAGAGCCGTCAACTCGGGAGGCCAAGCCCTCCTGTTCATAAACAGAAGAGGATACAGCCACAAAATAATCTGCCCCAACTGTGGCTATACCCTCAACTGCAAAAAGTGCGGCGTTCCCGTAACCTACCACAAAGAGAAAAAGTGCTTCATCTGCCACCTCTGCGGAACCCGCTACAAACTAATCTTCAGGTGTATCAAGTGCGGTCAGCGCCTGGAGTTCACAGGCTACGGCACCGAGAGAGTCACCCAAGAACTCAAACTCCTCTACCCCAACTGGAAAATAGAAAGGTTCGACCTCGACACCGTCAAAACCTACAAAGACGCAAACCGCCTCATAAAACTCGCTGTAGAGGGAAAAATAGACGTCATCGTCGGCACCTCAATTGCCGTAAAGGGTCACAACCTTCCCAACCTCACCTTCTTAGGTATACTAATCGCAGACCAACTCACCGGCCCGCCCGACTACATGGGAGCGGAAAGAGCCTATCAGGCCATCGTCCAGGCCATAGGACGGGTGGGAAGGTTCAAACCCGGATACGCCGTCGTCCAAGCCTTCAACCCCGACTTCTACCCAATCAAATACGCCGTAACCGGCCAGTTCCACACCTTCTACGAAGAAGAGCTGAGCTACAGAAAACTCTTCAACTACCCGCCCTACACCTTAGGAGCCGTTATAGAAGTAGAAGTACCGGAAACACAAAAAAGCAAACTGAAAGAACTCTACGCTGCCATGAAAAAACTCCCATCCCAGGAAGTCTCAAAGCCCCTACCCCTCCCCAACGGCAAAACCTACTCAATCTTCATCAAACTAAAATCCGACACCCTACTTCCCAAAATCAAACAGCTCCTCTCCCGATTCAAAGTTACGTATAAAATAGATGTAGAACCCATCAAAATACCCTGA
- a CDS encoding energy transducer TonB: MSRLSLLSLFISVLINGALLYLLSIELKPPRLSEKPEAPIVLNFGYPSPKRENGPRPKAESKTVNKTPPLPKKNVKQKRHYKKKRNHSLKTSPKKTVKPSTPKRKTQLLQKNLKITKNEMKHSHFGPTHSKRTSANSLTTPSTQNGTSPTASPLKTPSERNSTTSGLATSGACPGRKPLSSKTNTKKEPSLENYLKQVLKEVERHKFYPPIARRLGIEGRVKVEIVISPEGQLSSLRILSSPSRILTSAVVKILNNCSFPKPPTNKRVKLEFVINFKLEH; this comes from the coding sequence ATGAGCCGCCTCTCCCTTCTCTCACTTTTCATCTCCGTTCTCATAAACGGAGCCCTTCTTTACCTGCTCTCAATCGAACTTAAACCTCCTCGACTCTCAGAAAAGCCGGAAGCACCTATTGTCCTAAACTTCGGATATCCTTCTCCAAAAAGAGAAAACGGTCCTCGCCCTAAAGCAGAAAGTAAAACTGTGAACAAAACTCCTCCACTTCCCAAAAAAAACGTAAAACAAAAACGCCACTACAAGAAGAAACGGAACCACTCCTTGAAAACTTCCCCTAAAAAAACTGTTAAACCCTCTACTCCAAAAAGAAAAACCCAACTCCTTCAAAAAAACTTAAAAATTACTAAAAACGAGATGAAACATTCCCATTTCGGCCCAACACATTCAAAAAGAACTTCTGCTAACTCTTTAACTACTCCTTCTACTCAAAATGGAACTTCACCTACCGCTTCCCCCTTAAAAACTCCTTCAGAAAGGAATTCCACTACCTCCGGTTTAGCAACCTCTGGAGCTTGTCCTGGCAGAAAACCCCTCTCTTCTAAAACAAACACAAAGAAAGAGCCTTCTCTTGAGAACTACCTAAAACAGGTTCTTAAAGAGGTAGAACGTCATAAATTCTACCCCCCGATTGCCCGCAGACTCGGCATAGAAGGCAGAGTGAAAGTTGAAATCGTAATCTCACCTGAAGGACAACTAAGCTCTCTGAGAATTCTCTCGTCACCTTCAAGAATTCTGACTTCCGCCGTAGTCAAAATACTGAATAATTGCTCCTTCCCTAAACCGCCAACTAACAAAAGAGTGAAGCTTGAGTTCGTTATCAACTTTAAGCTTGAACATTAA
- the gatA gene encoding Asp-tRNA(Asn)/Glu-tRNA(Gln) amidotransferase subunit GatA produces MELLEKSLKELHTLIKKKELKPSELVQANIERIEQTEEKLNAYITVCAQEALEKAKVADEELLRLSEDEIPELFGIPIAIKDNINVEGIRMTCASRMLESFISPYDATVTKKLRERGAIFIGKNNLDEFAMGSSTETSYFGPTKNPWDFSRVPGGSSGGSAAAVAARSALASLGSDTGGSIRQPAAFCGVVGLKPTYGRVSRYGLTAFASSLDQIGPITKNVEDAAYLLNIISGLDSKDATSAKLPVPNFLEALNGEVKGLKVGLPKEYFVEGIEPEVKALVEEAARKLEKLGAELVEVSLPTTKYSVETYYIIAPAEASSNLGRFDGVRYTYRAKNYKGLVDMYCKTRAEGFGDEVKRRIMIGTYTLSAGYYDAYYLKAQKVRTLIYNDFQKAFESVDVLLTPVTPEVAFKIGEKTDDPIKMYLSDVFTIAVNLAGLPALSLPCGLTAQNLPVGVQLIGKAFDEETILKVAHALEAELNLSLKPAL; encoded by the coding sequence ATGGAACTGCTTGAGAAGAGCCTTAAAGAGCTTCACACCCTCATAAAGAAAAAAGAACTCAAACCTTCCGAGCTTGTACAGGCGAATATAGAGCGTATAGAACAGACCGAGGAGAAGCTCAACGCCTACATAACCGTCTGTGCCCAAGAAGCCCTTGAGAAGGCAAAAGTTGCCGATGAAGAACTTCTTAGGCTCTCCGAAGACGAAATCCCCGAGCTCTTCGGAATTCCCATAGCCATAAAAGACAACATCAACGTTGAAGGCATTAGAATGACCTGTGCCTCCCGTATGCTCGAGAGCTTCATCTCCCCCTACGACGCAACCGTTACAAAGAAGCTTCGCGAAAGGGGAGCTATCTTCATAGGCAAAAACAACCTCGATGAGTTTGCAATGGGCTCCTCAACCGAAACCTCCTACTTCGGGCCTACTAAAAACCCCTGGGACTTCTCCCGTGTACCCGGAGGCTCCTCCGGAGGCTCTGCAGCTGCCGTTGCGGCCCGCTCTGCACTGGCATCTCTCGGTTCTGACACCGGGGGCTCAATCAGACAGCCCGCCGCCTTCTGCGGAGTGGTAGGCCTGAAGCCAACCTACGGTAGAGTTTCAAGGTATGGCCTTACAGCCTTTGCCTCCTCCCTCGACCAAATCGGCCCCATAACAAAAAACGTAGAAGACGCCGCCTACCTACTAAACATCATCTCCGGCCTCGACTCAAAAGACGCAACCAGCGCAAAACTGCCGGTTCCCAACTTCCTGGAAGCTCTAAACGGAGAGGTTAAAGGCCTCAAAGTAGGCCTTCCGAAAGAGTACTTTGTAGAGGGGATAGAACCGGAAGTTAAAGCCCTTGTAGAAGAAGCAGCCCGGAAACTTGAGAAACTCGGAGCAGAACTCGTAGAAGTCTCCCTTCCCACTACCAAGTACTCCGTTGAAACCTACTACATAATCGCTCCCGCCGAGGCCTCCTCAAACTTGGGAAGGTTCGATGGAGTCAGGTACACCTACAGAGCAAAGAACTACAAGGGCCTCGTTGATATGTACTGCAAAACCCGTGCAGAAGGCTTCGGAGACGAAGTCAAACGCAGAATAATGATAGGAACCTACACCCTTAGTGCCGGCTACTACGACGCCTACTACCTTAAAGCTCAAAAAGTGAGAACCCTCATATACAACGACTTCCAAAAAGCTTTTGAGTCGGTAGATGTCCTGCTCACCCCGGTAACCCCCGAAGTTGCCTTTAAAATCGGTGAAAAAACCGACGACCCTATAAAAATGTATCTGTCCGACGTATTCACGATTGCCGTAAACCTTGCCGGGTTACCTGCCCTCTCCCTTCCGTGCGGCTTAACAGCTCAGAACCTTCCTGTTGGCGTTCAACTCATCGGAAAAGCCTTCGACGAAGAAACCATCTTAAAAGTTGCCCACGCCCTCGAAGCTGAGCTTAACCTCAGCCTTAAACCTGCCCTTTAA
- the gatC gene encoding Asp-tRNA(Asn)/Glu-tRNA(Gln) amidotransferase subunit GatC produces the protein MKLSREEVLHIAMLARIELREEEVEKFRNQLSEILTFVEKLNELDTEGIDPKFSVIPPENVLREDVPGMSLPREKVFMNAPETDGEYFIVPKVVKK, from the coding sequence ATGAAGCTGAGCAGGGAAGAGGTTCTTCACATTGCCATGCTGGCCAGAATAGAGCTCAGGGAAGAGGAAGTTGAGAAGTTCAGAAATCAGCTTTCGGAGATTCTTACCTTTGTTGAGAAGCTCAACGAGCTCGATACAGAGGGCATAGACCCGAAGTTTAGCGTAATTCCTCCCGAAAACGTCTTAAGGGAGGATGTGCCCGGTATGAGCTTGCCGAGGGAGAAGGTGTTTATGAACGCCCCCGAAACCGACGGAGAGTACTTTATCGTTCCCAAAGTGGTTAAAAAGTAG
- a CDS encoding cyclic-phosphate processing receiver domain-containing protein has translation MKLFLDDWREPPPDYILVRSVNELKKLVKRFGPQIEVLDLDNHLGPYQSLGGTGLDFIKWLEEAVYLGEVELNPDVKIVSHSSDPLARELIEEVGASIKAYLRSRR, from the coding sequence GTGAAACTGTTCTTAGACGACTGGAGGGAGCCTCCACCAGATTATATACTGGTGCGCAGCGTTAACGAACTGAAGAAGCTCGTTAAGAGATTCGGCCCTCAAATAGAAGTGCTCGACCTCGACAACCACCTCGGCCCTTATCAGAGCTTGGGAGGAACCGGGCTCGACTTTATAAAGTGGCTGGAAGAAGCGGTTTACCTTGGTGAGGTGGAGCTCAACCCCGATGTTAAAATTGTCTCCCACTCCAGTGACCCGCTGGCAAGGGAACTTATAGAGGAAGTGGGAGCTTCCATAAAAGCCTATTTAAGGAGTAGGAGATGA